ATTTCAAGTCCCGCAATCCGATCACTTCGCCACGCAAACGCCGCAAGCTCGCCAAGTAATCGACAAACACACGGACATCATCAGGCTGTGCACCAGCCAATTCCGTAAACAACTTACGCGCCTGTGTCTGAACAGCCCGAGTCTGTGTCAGCGTCGATTTGCGGATACGCTGCACTTTTTCAAACTCCGCAATCGCCGCCTGGCCAGTATCCCGAATCTGCGACAAGGTCGCTTTCAAGTTAAAGGCATCCTCGGAGCCCAACCAGAAGTAACTATCGATGGTGGCCACACAGTCTTTGACTAAGTCGAGATACAGGCCCTCATATGCATCCTCCTTCTGCAATAAGTTGTAGATACTATGGCACTCGGCGATGCAGCGCACGATACTCGCATTGCCAATCTTAAACAGATAGCTATCGCTATTGGCCTCCACCGAAACTTCCTCCGCAGCATAGGGCGTCTGCCAGATTTGTAAGGTATGATGCTTTTGTGGCTCGTCATGCGCCTTAAAATAAATCAAGGAACCATTCTCAAAGATACTATAGCCATGCGCTTCAATCGGACTCTCCACTTTCTGCGCAATTAGATTGTATGAAAGCAGCTGATACAGTCCCTCACTTTGCTGATAAAATACATACAGAAAGTCTTCGCCATTCGGTGCTTTTAAAACACGCTCAAATGTCATTTCGCCAGCGACATGACTAAAGCGTTTAAAGTCGCCATTGTGGAGATAATAGCCATCGGCAAAAATCACGCCGTGATCTTCTGGAAGCATCACACACGAATGCGCCACCGAATCGACACGCTTCACCTCCTTCACCTTCTCATTATAAATAAAATAACGCGTCTGCTTCTCTTGATAAGGCTTGATTCGCAAAAAGATCAGACTGCCCACACTGGCATAGTGGATGTCGGCATCATCGAGTGTCTGATCGGGATTGTCCACCGGCTCGGTGTAAATCCCTTCCCCGCTGTCCGTATTGTCCTCGATCTTAATGGTCAAATCGCCGCCGATGGTTTCCACGAACAAACGATCCTCGATCGATACATGCGGAAAAGTTCCGGTCCGGTGCAGATCACGATGCGCGCGCGTCCATTCAAACGAATGCTGGTCGGGGAACACATACTCTTGCTCGAAGCGATTCCCCAGATAGGTCAGCTGCTCTCCCTGAATTAACCATTTGAATACTTTAATATCCCGTAGGTCATCGCTAATCTGAAACACCATCAACAGGTGCGGACCAACAATCATGAACTTCGCGAAGAAGGTGTTTTTGTAGTATTTGTAGAGATATTGAAAATCGGCCTGAAACTCGCTGGACTCGAGGGCATTCAGCGGCTCCTCGTGAAAGGAATGGTCGGAGACATCATAGCGAAATTTGGCGAACACATCCGTCACCTCCACCTGTGACTTCAGGCCCATGTGCACATTGTAGCCAAAAATGAAACGTCCGCCCGGCAGTGCGATCATTCCACGCGGAATACAGTTATTACTGGTCTGGATACGATCCGTCGCCAGTAAATGAGTATCCACCGCACCGAACACAGTTTTACGCTCACCATCGAGCTGCTGCACGCGCTGCAGTAGCTCCGCACTTTGAGTCGTCAAGCGATTGCGTATGACCTCATAAGCGCCCCCCTCGAGTTTTTGCCCTGCCGCTGGATTTTGACTTTCCATAGTGGATCTACTAGCTGTTTTAAAGTTTTGCGGCGTCCGGCAGCGACACCAGTTTGGTATCGCTGCCCGCTACGCCTGGAGAATGCAAGCGACTACTTCTGACCAAGCATCAGAAATTTCTGAACACTCTCGTTGGCCAAACCAAACTTCTCGGCCAAACCTGCGAGTCCGCGAATGCGACTTAGCTTATCCTGGTCATTGGTCTCTGAAGCGAGTTTCAACATCAGATTCGCCACAGACAGATCCTTCACCGTAGCCACATCGATATTAAAATCCTTGAGCCAGTTCGAAACCTGCGCTCTGAAGTATTCCGGATCTCCATTGAAGAAGGTCTCCTTCACATCAGTTAGCGCGGGACTACTGCTTAAGGTGCGCTCAAAAGACTTACCACGGGTGACGGCACCAATGATGTCATTATAGAATTCAGTGCTACCGCCCACGATGTCGACCTTGGTATTCTTAAGCGACTCGGAAAGCACCTGAGCCTGATGGCGTGCGATCTCTTCGTTGACGCGAATGCTCTCAAGTTCGATCTCCTTATCTTTTTCAAGGCGTAGCTTAAACTCTTCGTGCTCCTTACCGGCCTCGTTGAAGAGTTTCATCGCAGCAGCCTTTTCAGTGATGCCCTTCGCATCTGCTTCAAACTTGAGTTCAGAGGTCTTCGCGTCCGCCTCGCCCTGTCTCAGGCTTGCAGTGGCTTTGGCTTCCATCACTTTGGCTTCACCCAAACCTTGTGCTGCCGTCTCAGCGGCAACACCTTCAGCCAAATGCTTCTTCGCCAAAGCTTGCTTCACCGATGCCGCTTCTTCTGCTTCTGCGGCAATCACGATTTCCTCGGAGGACAACTCAGTCGCACGCTTACTGGACTCCGCCTTGCGCACTTGCTTATAAAACTCTTCGTCGGCCTTTAGCTTCTCTGCCTCTTGGCTGGCCTCAGCATCCTTTAAGCGAGTGAGCTTCTCACGCTCGGCCTTTTCTTCCGCATCGGTAATCGACACCCGCTTCTGACGATCGGCTGTAGCAAAGGCTTCCGTATCCTTAATCTTCTCCTGCTCGACCACGACGGTCTTTTCAACCATCACGCGCTCCTTGATCACATCCTGAATATTACGTTTCTCGATTTCGACGGCTTTGGTCTTTTCGATGTCTGCCAAGGTGGTGACCTTATCACGCTCCACCACTTCAAGCTGGCGGTCGCGCTCAACACGCTCTGTTTCAACCGCTTCCGTCTTTTGCTTATTCTTTTCTGCGACAATCACTTGGCGCTCCATATTCTGTTGCGCGATTTGTAATTCCTCCTCGGTATTGATCCGGGCCTGCTCGGCGCGTAAACGTTGCTCTTCGGAGACACGCTTCGCCTCCGCCTCTTCACGAGAGCGGATCACCGCGATCTCACGCTTCTGCTTCTCTTCCGCTTCCGCCTGTTGCTTCTCCATCTCCAACACGGCTTCGATACGCTGCACATCGTTTTGCTTGATGGTTTGGATGCGGCGATTGGCGATCTCATTCTCCAGAATTGCTTGCGTCGCGGTACGCTCAGCAATCTTCTTGATACCCTCAGAGTCTAAAATGTTATCAGGATTCAATGCCTCCAGTGGCGTTTGCTCGAGGTAGTCAATGGCCACGTCTTCCAGCGCATAACCATTCAAATCCTGCCCAATGACTTCGATGATCTTATTACGAAAATCAATGCGATCGGTGTAAAGACTCTCAAAGTCGAACTGCTTACCCGCAGTCTTTAAAGCCTCCGAGAACTTCGCATCAAATAGCTCGCGAATCTTATCCAGATCCGATGCACGCTCACAACCGACGGCCTTCGCGACCGCTTTGACATCGTTCTCGTGTGGGTTCACCCGCACATAGAAGCCCACACTGATATCCGCTCGCACGTTATCTTGGCAAATCAGGCCGTCCTTACCACGGCGATCCAAGGGCAAGTGCTGCACCCGCAAATCCATGATCTCCAATTTGTGCAGGACCGGCACACTCACCATACCCGCAAACGAGACCTGTGTGCCACCAAAGCCATTACGCACCAGCGCATAGCCTTGATCCACCTTACGGTACATTTTAATCAGTGTGACCAACAGGCCCACAATCGCCGCAGCAATCCCCAGCAACACTGTGAGTCCCACAGATTCAATAATAGCAAGTGAGTATAATATATTCATTTTTTTAGATCTTGGTTAATTCGTTGGTTATTTTCCTGACTGTATAAAGCATGTGCTGTGAATCCTCACTGATGATTAAAGCGGAATCTCCCGCTAGCAGCGGCCCGGATTCGGAGGCTGAGCGTACATTGATGACCAAGGGCCCCTCCGGGGTGCTGACTTCCGCTTGTCCAAAATGAGCGTCCACACGATCTGAGCGCACACGGCAGGTGCGGCCAATCATCGTGAGATTACCATCAGTCTTATCCTCGAGGCGTTTGTAGAATACCGCCACCGGCCACAAAGCCAGTGACGAAATAATCAATCCAGGAATCGCGACTGCAAAAGAAACGGCGAAACCAATCACTCCAGAATTACCGGAGTTAAGATAAAAGTTACCAATTAAAGCCATCGCCCAAGCACAAATCACCAGCCCAGACACCACCACCATCAAGGGCAAACTCCCCAAATGAATAAACTCCATGACACCCGCTAATGCCCCCGCACCGGGATTGGCATCCACATCCACGTCCGCGTCTACGTCGACATCCGCATCGACATCCAGGTCGAACCCAAGGAAATCCAAATCCACGATCCCAAAAACCGCAATGAGCCAGTACAACAATACCAGGACCAACATTAGGGTCCATGGCAAATTATACCAACGTAGGGCTTCAGTAAACAATTCTTCAATCATGCAATTTCAGGGCAGAATGATAACACGAAATCTGAGAAGATATATTACAATAAGCGAGCGATTTTATACAATCACCTTGCCTAAATAAGCAAAAACCTCGAAATCCTTAAGCGTGCAATCTCACGAAATCATCAAAACTTGCTTTGCCAACAGCTCCCCCAAGGCGCTCGCCGCCGAGCTCGGCATTTCGCAATCGCTCATCTACAAATGGTCACAACCGGTGGGCGAGTCTCAGAGCGGCTCCAAAAATCCGCTAGACAGAGTCTGCGCCCTCAACCAGGCCTGCAGCGATAACCAACTGATCAAATGGCTCGCCGCTCAGGCTGACGGCTACTTCGTACCGAATAAAGTGGTGCACTCTGAGCTCGATGCACTCAACCCCGCCACGCACGAAATGGTCAGCCAATTCGCCTCCCTACTGGGAGCCATCGCCCACGCAGGACTCGACGAGAGAATCACCCGCGAAGAAGCGGCCGACATACGGCAGCGCTGGGACACCTTAAAGTCCTTTGCCGACGGCTTTGTAAATGCCTGCGAACGCGGCGACTTCGATAAAATGAAGGAAATCGAAAAACAGTGGCAGCAGAGCAGTTAGAGCGTTTCTCAAAAATAGAATTATATTCAGAAAAAGCTGATAAAATCTCTGCGAGTGTAGCGGATCGGCAAAGCCGTTTCGAGCGAGTGATGTCGCGCTGCCGCAAGTCGAAATCGCTTCGCGATTCCGCTACATTTAAACGAAAAATCATCGGTCAATATCTCAGCCTGAAAGACCCAAGAAACAGATAAACATAAAAGCCCCGCAACTTTGCAGCTGCGGGGCTCTAAAACACTCACCAATCCTAAGATTGGGGCTACCTAAAAAAATGCTTAGACGTTGATAGAAATATCAACACCAGCAGGGAGGTTGAGCTTCTTGAGCTCGTCCACTGTGGCTGCAGTCGGCTCGACGATGTCGATCAAACGCTTGTGTGTGCGAACTTCGAACTGATCCATCGACTTCTTATTAACGTGAACGGAACGATTCACAGTGAACTTTTCGATTTTAGTAGGAAGGGGCACAGGGCCAGCAACGCGAGCGCCGGAACGCTTAGCTGTTTCGACGATGTCCGCAGCGGACTGGTCAATTACGCGATAATCAAAGCCTTTGAGGCGAATACGGATACGTGGTGTGCTCATATTATATATTTGTTTGGTTAAGTTGTTGGTTTAAAAATTCGTTTTACTGAACTCGCTGGTCTCGCTCTAGTAACGGCCGCGAGTCGAGGTTTCTAAAATTTTATTGAGAACGTTTTGTGGAACCGCCTCGAAGGACTCAGGCTGCATACTATAAGAGGCACGCCCCTTACTGAGTGAACGCACAACAGTGGCGTATCCGAACATTTCCTGCAAGGGCACCAGAGCAGCGATTGTAACAAACGCAGTCTTGCCCACCACATTCTGGATCTGACCACGGCGACGGTTCAAATCTCCCATGATATCGCCCTGATACTCGTCGGGCGTCTCCACCTCGACCTTCATCATCGGCTCCAGCAATTGCGGACCGGCCTTTTCCATAGCATCACGGAATGCAAAGATACCGGCCATTTTGAACGACATCTCCGAGGAGTCGACCTCATGAAAGGAGCCATCAAAGAGTGTGACCTTGAAATCAACAACGGGATAACCGCAGACGGAACCATTGTTGGCGGCTTCGCGTATGCCATCCAAGGTGGGCTTGATAAATTCCTTGGGAATCACGCCACCGACCGTCTTATCTACGATTTCAATTCCAGCTCCGCGCTCCAGTGGCTCCAGCTTAATGCGTGCGTGACCATACTGACCACTTCCACCGGTTTGGCGCACAAACTTACCCTCACCCTCAGATGCCATGGTAACTGTTTCACGATAGGCGATCTGCGGACGGCCGGCTTCAGCGCCGACTTTAAACTCACGGAAGAGACGATCCTTAATGATTTCGAGGTGCAGTTCGCCCATGCCGGCAATGATAGTCTGACCGGTTTCTTCATCCGAACTCACCACAAAGGTAGGATCTTCTTCGGACAGGCGCTGCAAACCGGTCGCCATCTTTTCTTGATCGGCGGTAGTCTTCGGCTCGATGGACATCGAGATCACCGGCTCTGGAAATGTGGGTGGCTCAAGGCGCACATCAAATCCCTTAGCACACAATGTATCGCCCGTAACGACATCGCGCGCACCGACGATCGCGCAAATATCCCCCGAGTAAGCCACATCAATGTCTTCACGGGAATCTGCCTTCATGACCAGCAGTCGCGAAATTCGCTCGGTTTTACCCGTGCGCGGATTGTAAAGGGCAGTGCCTTTCGCAAGTGTGCCTGAATAAACCCGCATAAAAACGAGCTTACCCACATAGCCGTCATTCATCAGCTTAAAAGCAAGTCCGGCAAATTGAGCGTTATCGTCGGGGGCGACTTCGAGATCGCGTCCTTGCTCGGTCTCCCCCTTCATCGGTGGCAAATCAAGCGGGCATGGCAAATAGTTGACAACGGATTCGAGAACCGCTTGCACCCCCTTGTTCTTAAAGGCACTGCCAGGAATCACTCCACAGAAGCCCAGCGAAATCGTGGCGGCACGAATGGCAGCACGAATATCGTCTGCAGAAAGTTCTTCACCTTCGAGGTATTTATCAGCCAGCGCGTCATCAAAATCGGCAAGGGCTTCGATCAGCTTCTCGCGATACTCATTGGCTTGATCGACGTAATCGGCTGGAATCTCCGTCACATCAAAGGTCATCCCGCTAGGGTCTGCCGCGTCGTAGATGCGGGCATTCATCGAT
The nucleotide sequence above comes from Coraliomargarita algicola. Encoded proteins:
- the rpsJ gene encoding 30S ribosomal protein S10, which gives rise to MSTPRIRIRLKGFDYRVIDQSAADIVETAKRSGARVAGPVPLPTKIEKFTVNRSVHVNKKSMDQFEVRTHKRLIDIVEPTAATVDELKKLNLPAGVDISINV
- a CDS encoding phage regulatory CII family protein; protein product: MQSHEIIKTCFANSSPKALAAELGISQSLIYKWSQPVGESQSGSKNPLDRVCALNQACSDNQLIKWLAAQADGYFVPNKVVHSELDALNPATHEMVSQFASLLGAIAHAGLDERITREEAADIRQRWDTLKSFADGFVNACERGDFDKMKEIEKQWQQSS
- a CDS encoding OB-fold-containig protein codes for the protein MIEELFTEALRWYNLPWTLMLVLVLLYWLIAVFGIVDLDFLGFDLDVDADVDVDADVDVDANPGAGALAGVMEFIHLGSLPLMVVVSGLVICAWAMALIGNFYLNSGNSGVIGFAVSFAVAIPGLIISSLALWPVAVFYKRLEDKTDGNLTMIGRTCRVRSDRVDAHFGQAEVSTPEGPLVINVRSASESGPLLAGDSALIISEDSQHMLYTVRKITNELTKI
- the fusA gene encoding elongation factor G, producing the protein MSATSTASANSPKRKFPLEHTRNIGIAAHIDAGKTTTTERILFYAGVVHKMGEVHEGSAVTDWMEQERERGITITSAAITCNWTNQEGPFAGICNKINIIDTPGHVDFTAEVERSLRVLDGTIGVFCAVAGVQPQSETVWRQMTKYHVPRIAFVNKMDRVGADFFAAIESMRERLAANAHPIFLPIGSEEDFIGLIDLASMNARIYDAADPSGMTFDVTEIPADYVDQANEYREKLIEALADFDDALADKYLEGEELSADDIRAAIRAATISLGFCGVIPGSAFKNKGVQAVLESVVNYLPCPLDLPPMKGETEQGRDLEVAPDDNAQFAGLAFKLMNDGYVGKLVFMRVYSGTLAKGTALYNPRTGKTERISRLLVMKADSREDIDVAYSGDICAIVGARDVVTGDTLCAKGFDVRLEPPTFPEPVISMSIEPKTTADQEKMATGLQRLSEEDPTFVVSSDEETGQTIIAGMGELHLEIIKDRLFREFKVGAEAGRPQIAYRETVTMASEGEGKFVRQTGGSGQYGHARIKLEPLERGAGIEIVDKTVGGVIPKEFIKPTLDGIREAANNGSVCGYPVVDFKVTLFDGSFHEVDSSEMSFKMAGIFAFRDAMEKAGPQLLEPMMKVEVETPDEYQGDIMGDLNRRRGQIQNVVGKTAFVTIAALVPLQEMFGYATVVRSLSKGRASYSMQPESFEAVPQNVLNKILETSTRGRY